CAAGGCAATATCCATGAAGGTGTTTCCACCACCGGTATGCAGCAGAATGCCACCGAACATCACGAAGGCAGCAATGGTCGTCGCTGCGACCCCGACCAACATGCCCCAGATGCCCAGGTCGCCCAGATAAAGGGTCTCAGTGATGTAGTAGATATCGAAGCCACGGTGGCCGAGTGGACCCGGAATCCAGCTCCCCAGCCACGCATATCCCAGTCCTACCAACACCAACAGCGGAAAGATCAGCCCAATGGCCCGGCGCGACAACTCCAGAATGGTCGCCACCAGTAGCGCGCATAGCCACAGATCACGCGTGGTCGCCCAGGGAAGTTCAGTAAGAATCTGCTGATGGTGAGTCGCGACATAGCCACAGGCAATCACCGTACCCACCGCCAATAGCGCATCAACCAACAATCCCAGCGGACGCCAGGCCCTACCCTGCCCCAGCGGATAAAGCGTCAGGCCAAGCAGAATCACCAGGCTCAGAAACAGACTGCGCTGCACCAGGCTCTCGAAGGAGCCAAATGCTGCGCTGTAGAGAATCAGGGCACCCAGCAGCAATGCCAGGCACCGGGAAATGAACGTCAGCATACAAGCGTCTCGTTAGTCGGCAGGCTTCAAGGCTCTATTCGACAGGCGTCAGGGCTCTATTCAACAGGCGTCAGGGCTCTATTCAACAGGCGTCAGGGCTCTATTCAACAGGCGTCAGGGCTTCAGGAATCTCGTACCCCTGTTCCTCGAAATAGCGTGCTGCACCAGGGTGTAGCGGTACGCTGCCGACAGACAACGTCATTTCGGCCATATCCTCACCTTCCAGCGCGGCAAAGGCGTTGGCCTGGGGGTCAGGATGCTCCATCACCGCCTTGACGATCTGATAGGCAGTTTCCTCATCCAACGAAGGCGAAGCATGCATTGCGACCCCGAAGGCCCAGGTGGTGTAAGCCGGCACGCCTTGCGCGGCACCTTCAGGAATATCAACCACGGCCAACTCCGGCATCTCGCTGCGTAGCGTCTCTGCCTGCTGCTCATCCAGCGACAACACCGCGACATCGGTGAAAGTCGCAATATCCATGGTCGATCCATCGAGACGCTTGCCGACCCCAGACTTGACGTAACCGGCGATGCGGTCATCCTTGATCGAGTCCACTACGTCCGACGTCGAACCACGCACATAATCCGGGGCGATGCCCAGTGTCTCGAATACAGCCTCGGTGGTGGCCTCAGTGGAGGAGCCGGTAATTCCCGGATTGAGGCGCACGCCTTCCAGGCCGGCCATGCTCGACACTCCCGCATCCTGCCGCAGCACCACATTCTGTGGCGCAACGGTGTAGACCCACAGCAGGCGAGAATCCACCGGGCGCGAGGAGTAATCCCCCTGACCGGCGTATGCCTGATAACCGGTGTTGGTCGTCACCAGTCCCATGTCGATCTGATCACGACTCAAGCGACGCAGGTTATCGACTGTCGCCCCGGTCTCCGCCACCGAGGAATTGACGTCTTCGACATATTCATTGATCAACTGATTGACGGCGACGAAGTAGCCGTAGTGGCTGGAAGAACTGGAAGTGGAACCGATCAGCAGACGTTGCTCCGCCTGTGCAACAGACACGGCGGAAAGCATGGCAATGCCTGCAGCCAAGGCGGTGATTCGGGTTTTTACGGCGTGCTCTTTCATGACGTGCTCCTGCCCGCATGGGGCTTGTTGTTGTACTTGCTGTGCTTGTCGTGTCGAACCAGCATGGTCGGCAGGATACGTTTTGACTATTGAATAGTTTTTAAAAACCCTTTTAATAAACTTATGAATCCAAGCATCAAGCAACTTCAGGCCTTTGTCGCCGTTTCCCGGGCTCGCAGCCTGGCGCAAGCCAGCGAACGCCTACACCTTTCGCAACCGGCCATTTCCATTACCCTCAAGAATCTCGAGCAACAGATCGGAGGCAAGCTATTCAGTCGTGAGGGACGACAACTGAGCCTGACGCCAGAAGGACGCGATTTTCTGCCTACTGCACTGCGCCTGTTACAAGACTGGCAGGAGGCCTTCGAGGATCTGGATGCTCTGTTCTCCAAACAACGCGGTAAAGTGACCATCGCGGCATTACCTACGCTCGCCGCTGGGGTCGTGCCCGGCGTGATCGCCGAGTTCCACCGTCATTACCCGCGAATCAACCTGAGCCTGCATGATGTACTGGCCGACGAAGTAACCCGCATGGTCCGTGAGGAGCGGGCAGACTTTGGCTTGTCAGTGGCGCCGCAGGATGCCGAGGACCTCGACTTCACGCCGATTCTCGACGACCAGAATGTTGTGGTTTGTGCCCTGGGGCATCCACTGCTGGAAAACAGCGAAGTGGCCTGGCGGATGCTGGCGAACTACCCCTTTATCGGCATCCATCGCCAATCCAGCTCGCGCCAGCAGATCGACCGCCTGATGGACGATATCGGCTGCCAACTGGATATCCTCTGCGATGCCAGCCAGATTGCCACCGTTGGTCGCATGGTCGCCACCGGGCTGGGTATCAGCGTGCTGCCATCGCTGAGCTTTCGACAGATATCCCTCGACGGCCTTGATTATCGGCCGCTGATCGAGCCACAGCTTCCTCGCCGCCTGGGCATCATCACCCGCCGCCGCGACCCGCTCTCCTCCGCCGCAGCGGCGTTGTTGAGCATGGTCGAAACTGCCGCCGGTTCGTTGCGCTGACACCAGTATCAACAGACCGCTCGAATAAGGCTCTTTCACAAAGCCCCTTTCACAAAGCCCCTTTCATAAAGCCCCTTTCATAAAGCCCCTTTCATAAAGCCCCTTTCATAAAGGCTGGGAGTATGGCTAGCTCATGGCTATGTCATACGCCTTCAAGCACCATCTCGATCAAGGAGAGCCTTAATGGACCTGCAACTGTGGCTGGCCTTTGTTGCCGCCTCCACGGCGTTACTGTTGATTCCTGGCCCCACGGTGCTGTTGGTATTGAGCTATGCACTGAGCCAGGGACGCAGCGTGGCACTGGCCACGGTGGCCGGGGTCTCGCTGGGAGTGTTGCTGTCGATGTGCGCATCACTGGCAGGATTGGGGGCGGTGGTGATGGCGTCGGCCACTGTGTTCACGGTACTTAAATGGGCAGGAGCCGTTTATCTGGTCTATCTGGGCACCAGGATGTTTCTCGGTGCATCAAAGGCCAGTCTGGGCGACCTGTCACATCCTCAGGCATCATCAACACGCCGGGTGTTCACCCATGCCGCCATTGTGACCACGCTGAATCCCAAGAGCATTGCCTTCTTCATCGCCTTTGTGCCGCAATTCATCACCCCGGGCAATGCCTTGCTGCCACAGTTCGCGATCCTGGTCGGCACCTTTGTCGCGCTCGCCGCCATCAGCGCACTGGCCTATGCGCTGCTCGCTGATCAATTGCGTCGTCGCATCGCTCGGCCGACGGTAATGGCAGCGCTGTCCCGGCTCAGCGGTGGCGCATTGATTGCCATGGGCGCAGCCACTGCCACCCTCAAACGTTCGACAGCGTAACCGGCTCTGTGACGGCATGAGCCTCGCGTTCCAGACGCTGGTGGGCCAGCGTCACGACACTGCCGACAATGATCAGACACGGCGATGGCAAGGGGCTCTGCGCCAGCCGCCTGGGCATATCCTCCAGTCTGCCGATCAGGCTCTGTTGATCGGGCAGGCTGGCGTTGGCCACCAGCATAATCGGCCAGTCATCAGCGAGTCCGGCACCACGTAGCCCCTGGCAGATGGCATCGAGCTTGTTGAGCCCCATATAGAACACCAGGGTTTCATCCTCTCGTGCCAACGAGGCCCAATCCGGCTCCCCACCCTCACGACATTGCTGGGCAGTGATCAAACGCAACGTCTGCGCGTGGGCACGGTCAGTCAGGGGAACACCCATAGCCGCACAGGCACTGGAAGCGGCAGTGATGCCGGGCACGATCTCGCACCGAATTCCCGCCTCATCAAGCGCCGCCAGTTCCTCACCCATTCGCCCGAAAACGCCGGGGTCGCCGCCCTTGAGGCGCACCACAGACTTACCCTGCAGTGCGAGGCTGACCAGGCGCTGACCGATCTGCTCCTGAGCCACGCTATGATGCCCCCGAGCCTTGCCGACATAGTGGCGCTCAACACCAGACGGAATCATCGCCAGCACGTCATCACCCACCAGCCGATCATAGACCACCGAATCCGCCTGACGCAGACAGTGCAGTGCCCGCAATGTCAGCAGGTCGCCGGCACCACTGCCGGCACCGACCAGATAGACTCGGCCAGCTTTCAGTCCCGAAGCACTCGGGTGCTCTCCCTCGGTGTTCCTCGATAGCTGTTGCTCGATTCCCTGCGCGAGACGCGCCACACCCGCC
This Halomonas huangheensis DNA region includes the following protein-coding sequences:
- a CDS encoding TAXI family TRAP transporter solute-binding subunit, which translates into the protein MKEHAVKTRITALAAGIAMLSAVSVAQAEQRLLIGSTSSSSSHYGYFVAVNQLINEYVEDVNSSVAETGATVDNLRRLSRDQIDMGLVTTNTGYQAYAGQGDYSSRPVDSRLLWVYTVAPQNVVLRQDAGVSSMAGLEGVRLNPGITGSSTEATTEAVFETLGIAPDYVRGSTSDVVDSIKDDRIAGYVKSGVGKRLDGSTMDIATFTDVAVLSLDEQQAETLRSEMPELAVVDIPEGAAQGVPAYTTWAFGVAMHASPSLDEETAYQIVKAVMEHPDPQANAFAALEGEDMAEMTLSVGSVPLHPGAARYFEEQGYEIPEALTPVE
- a CDS encoding LysR family transcriptional regulator, yielding MNPSIKQLQAFVAVSRARSLAQASERLHLSQPAISITLKNLEQQIGGKLFSREGRQLSLTPEGRDFLPTALRLLQDWQEAFEDLDALFSKQRGKVTIAALPTLAAGVVPGVIAEFHRHYPRINLSLHDVLADEVTRMVREERADFGLSVAPQDAEDLDFTPILDDQNVVVCALGHPLLENSEVAWRMLANYPFIGIHRQSSSRQQIDRLMDDIGCQLDILCDASQIATVGRMVATGLGISVLPSLSFRQISLDGLDYRPLIEPQLPRRLGIITRRRDPLSSAAAALLSMVETAAGSLR
- a CDS encoding LysE family translocator, encoding MDLQLWLAFVAASTALLLIPGPTVLLVLSYALSQGRSVALATVAGVSLGVLLSMCASLAGLGAVVMASATVFTVLKWAGAVYLVYLGTRMFLGASKASLGDLSHPQASSTRRVFTHAAIVTTLNPKSIAFFIAFVPQFITPGNALLPQFAILVGTFVALAAISALAYALLADQLRRRIARPTVMAALSRLSGGALIAMGAATATLKRSTA
- the cobA gene encoding uroporphyrinogen-III C-methyltransferase, with the translated sequence MPMPLQRIPPGPLPSDDQRSSASIAQATAESGLRQRLARMAAGVARLAQGIEQQLSRNTEGEHPSASGLKAGRVYLVGAGSGAGDLLTLRALHCLRQADSVVYDRLVGDDVLAMIPSGVERHYVGKARGHHSVAQEQIGQRLVSLALQGKSVVRLKGGDPGVFGRMGEELAALDEAGIRCEIVPGITAASSACAAMGVPLTDRAHAQTLRLITAQQCREGGEPDWASLAREDETLVFYMGLNKLDAICQGLRGAGLADDWPIMLVANASLPDQQSLIGRLEDMPRRLAQSPLPSPCLIIVGSVVTLAHQRLEREAHAVTEPVTLSNV